Proteins from one Hydrogenivirga caldilitoris genomic window:
- a CDS encoding bactofilin family protein produces the protein MFGGKKESFKAIEAADVNTLIGEGCTFEGNLNLSTSTRIDGRVKGNIKSEGTLVIGETGRVEGDIQCTEILIYGTVNGNVDAQRIELKKGAALSGDVRAEVFVIEEGATYNGHCSMGRVTLPETSEIKIPD, from the coding sequence ATGTTCGGTGGAAAAAAGGAGTCCTTTAAGGCTATAGAGGCTGCAGATGTCAACACTTTGATAGGTGAAGGGTGCACCTTTGAGGGAAATCTTAACCTGTCAACCTCTACCAGGATAGACGGGAGAGTTAAAGGGAATATAAAGAGTGAAGGTACACTTGTAATAGGAGAGACAGGAAGAGTTGAGGGTGACATTCAGTGCACAGAGATACTCATATACGGAACTGTGAACGGAAACGTTGATGCCCAGAGGATAGAGCTTAAAAAAGGTGCAGCACTGAGCGGTGACGTCCGTGCCGAAGTGTTCGTCATTGAGGAAGGGGCTACCTACAACGGGCACTGCTCAATGGGAAGGGTAACTCTACCGGAGACGTCCGAGATTAAAATTCCCGATTGA
- a CDS encoding ketopantoate reductase family protein, giving the protein MKFLIVGVGAIGSAYLAFLTKAGHDAIGLVKRGRKLNRISVRGIWGEFDTPVKTVEDISLLGSVPDLIILSVKSYDTVSALELIRPVFGKDTLLMIAQNGYGNYEAAVERYGKGRVILARVIFGSRIIEPGAIEITVSADDVVIGDPSGILSEKFLTELADIFTRAGIPTRYEREVYRYLWDKIIYNCALNPLGALLEVNYGTLSENPHTRSLMDRIIYEIFEVTRSAGIETFWKSAEDYKRVFYEKLIPPTAAHFPSMLADIKRGKTEIDALNGAICKLGEKHNVATPVNMVITELVKAKELLNREF; this is encoded by the coding sequence ATGAAGTTTCTTATAGTGGGTGTAGGAGCTATAGGGAGTGCTTACCTGGCTTTTTTAACGAAAGCGGGTCATGATGCCATTGGGTTGGTTAAAAGGGGGAGAAAACTTAACAGGATTTCGGTAAGGGGCATATGGGGGGAGTTTGATACCCCTGTGAAAACCGTAGAGGATATATCTTTACTGGGGTCTGTACCCGACCTGATAATACTGTCCGTGAAGTCCTATGACACGGTCAGTGCCCTGGAATTGATAAGACCTGTGTTTGGGAAAGACACTTTGTTAATGATAGCCCAGAACGGCTACGGTAACTACGAGGCAGCTGTAGAAAGGTACGGAAAGGGAAGAGTGATCCTTGCACGCGTAATATTCGGTTCACGGATTATAGAGCCGGGAGCTATAGAGATAACTGTATCTGCAGACGACGTAGTCATAGGTGACCCTTCTGGAATACTGAGTGAAAAGTTTCTCACAGAGCTTGCCGACATCTTCACCAGGGCGGGAATACCAACAAGATACGAGAGAGAGGTATACAGATACCTGTGGGATAAGATAATATACAACTGTGCCTTGAACCCTCTTGGAGCCCTCCTTGAGGTGAACTACGGTACCCTTTCTGAAAATCCCCACACCAGGAGTTTAATGGATAGAATCATCTATGAAATCTTTGAAGTAACACGGTCTGCGGGCATAGAAACCTTTTGGAAGAGTGCTGAAGACTACAAAAGGGTATTCTATGAGAAGTTAATTCCGCCAACCGCAGCCCACTTTCCCTCCATGCTTGCGGATATAAAGAGAGGAAAAACAGAGATAGATGCCCTCAACGGAGCCATATGTAAGTTAGGCGAAAAGCATAATGTAGCTACGCCTGTAAATATGGTAATTACAGAGCTGGTTAAGGCAAAGGAACTCCTCAATCGGGAATTTTAA
- a CDS encoding polysaccharide deacetylase family protein, with the protein MTLLISGELFAGTATILLYHRFGDDRYPTTSVSMEKFESQMKYLKEEGYRVIRLSELVELLKKGEKIPEKTVVITIDDGYRSTYRAYRVLRKFNFPFTVFLYMEAVGRYPDFLTMEELEELKNSGLVEFENHSYSHKPFGLIKSTGEFLKDLHKSEKRFQELFGVKPRFYALPFGYYNKEILEILRERGYEAVFTQDPGNVDHTTDLYRIPRQAIVGSWSEMNNFKKKLNREVLPIETFVPGWGFLEKNPPEKIGAVIKNSGVYSHCRIYITELGWKIAKREDSLIFRDGLPELKRRWDRVGVKCRNNNTSKWAESFWLIIK; encoded by the coding sequence TTGACCCTTCTTATCTCAGGTGAGCTGTTTGCAGGGACTGCAACTATACTTCTCTACCACAGGTTCGGTGACGATAGATATCCGACTACCTCTGTGAGCATGGAGAAGTTTGAATCTCAGATGAAGTACTTAAAGGAGGAAGGGTACAGGGTTATAAGACTCAGCGAGCTGGTTGAACTTCTTAAAAAAGGGGAGAAAATCCCAGAAAAGACAGTGGTTATAACTATAGATGATGGCTACCGCTCAACCTACAGAGCGTACAGAGTTCTCAGGAAGTTCAACTTCCCTTTCACCGTATTCCTTTATATGGAAGCCGTAGGAAGGTATCCTGACTTTCTGACCATGGAGGAACTGGAGGAGCTTAAGAACTCAGGGCTGGTTGAGTTTGAAAACCATTCTTACTCTCACAAGCCTTTTGGTCTTATCAAAAGCACGGGGGAGTTTTTAAAAGACTTGCATAAAAGCGAGAAGAGGTTCCAAGAGCTTTTTGGGGTAAAGCCAAGGTTTTACGCCCTACCTTTTGGGTATTACAATAAAGAGATATTGGAAATTCTTAGAGAAAGAGGGTACGAGGCGGTTTTTACCCAAGACCCAGGAAACGTTGACCACACTACCGACTTATACAGGATACCGAGGCAAGCTATAGTGGGTAGCTGGAGTGAAATGAACAATTTCAAGAAGAAATTAAACCGTGAGGTTCTTCCCATTGAAACATTTGTTCCAGGCTGGGGGTTTTTGGAGAAAAATCCGCCCGAAAAAATAGGTGCGGTTATAAAGAATTCGGGAGTTTATTCGCACTGCAGGATTTACATAACGGAGTTGGGTTGGAAGATAGCCAAGAGAGAAGACAGTCTTATATTCAGAGACGGTCTACCGGAACTAAAGAGGAGGTGGGACAGGGTCGGAGTAAAGTGCAGGAACAACAACACAAGCAAATGGGCTGAAAGCTTCTGGCTCATAATAAAGTGA
- a CDS encoding glucosaminidase domain-containing protein gives MRRAISLFTPLLLFLGVLFVSLNSFPDRKRIASILTGQVTLIKPPNIKVIYRSLNSPEDIINVRCEAVIPVTYTNAVSLAELQPEEKKRKFIDMVLPSVLIANYEVAQTRKNLSKILEKLDLGYKLSRAEREFVESVLGRCKSESIEDALLKAHPVPPSLVIAQAAIESGWGTSRFFLEGNNLFGIWAFKDKSNAIEAQENNVHLRAYSSILDAVRDYMYNVNAGWAYEKFRKYRLKGFGSVKLLKFLEFYSIERGRYVRKLRRIIKENNLTELDYCVLDPSYLR, from the coding sequence ATGAGGAGAGCCATCTCCCTTTTTACCCCTTTGCTGCTGTTCCTGGGTGTCTTGTTTGTGTCACTCAATTCCTTTCCAGATAGGAAGAGGATAGCCTCCATCCTGACTGGACAGGTAACCCTCATAAAACCTCCTAACATAAAGGTGATTTACAGAAGCTTGAACTCCCCGGAAGACATAATAAATGTTAGGTGTGAAGCTGTAATCCCCGTTACCTATACGAATGCGGTTTCTCTTGCTGAGCTTCAACCAGAGGAAAAGAAAAGAAAGTTCATAGACATGGTTTTACCCTCTGTCCTCATAGCAAATTATGAGGTTGCCCAAACAAGGAAAAACCTGTCAAAGATTCTTGAAAAACTGGATTTGGGATACAAGCTCAGCAGAGCTGAAAGAGAATTTGTGGAGAGTGTTCTTGGCAGGTGTAAGTCGGAGTCAATAGAGGACGCCCTTTTAAAAGCTCATCCCGTTCCCCCAAGTCTGGTTATAGCCCAGGCTGCTATTGAGAGTGGTTGGGGTACATCCAGATTCTTCCTAGAGGGAAACAACCTCTTTGGTATATGGGCATTTAAGGATAAAAGCAACGCTATTGAAGCTCAGGAAAATAATGTCCATTTGAGGGCTTACAGCTCAATACTTGATGCGGTGAGGGATTACATGTACAACGTGAACGCAGGATGGGCTTACGAAAAGTTCAGAAAGTACCGATTAAAGGGATTTGGCTCTGTCAAGCTATTAAAATTTTTAGAGTTTTATTCCATAGAGAGAGGTAGATATGTTAGGAAGCTTAGGAGAATTATTAAGGAGAACAATCTTACCGAGCTTGATTACTGTGTTCTTGACCCTTCTTATCTCAGGTGA